A window from Acetonema longum DSM 6540 encodes these proteins:
- the pgm gene encoding phosphoglucomutase (alpha-D-glucose-1,6-bisphosphate-dependent), giving the protein MSVHPLAGKKAPLSILVNIPRLISSYYANKPDIYQLEQKVAFGTSGHRGNPLKGTFNEAHIHAIAQAVCCYRHEQGITGPLYVGFDTHALSEPAFISTLEVLAANGVETLIAKDMNYTPTPVISHAILTYNRGRRAGLADGIVITPSHNPPDNGGIKYNPPHGGPADTHVTQWVADQANAFLADGNREVKRIAYAKALQADNVHEYDFVTPYVKDLDNIIDMDAIRSAGLKLGADALGGAGLGYWLPIADAYGLDIDLLNGHPDPTFSFMNVDGDGKIRMDCSSAHAMAGLIELKDKYDLAFGNDPDFDRHGIVTRSAGLMNPNHYLAVAISYLFRSRTGWRQDASVGKTLVSSSLIDRVAGSLGRKLTEVPVGFKWFVDGLMDGSLGFGGEESAGASFLRKDGTVWTTDKDGIILCLLAAEITAKTGRDPGRHYQELIAQFGQPVYARIDAGATSRQKAVLSRLSPDQVIAGSLAGEPITGKLTQATGNNTAIGGLKVCAASGWFAARPSGTEDVYKIYAESFKGEDHLRQIQEEAKQMVSDAFKAAGV; this is encoded by the coding sequence ATGTCTGTCCACCCGTTAGCAGGGAAAAAAGCTCCCCTTTCTATTCTAGTCAATATTCCACGGTTAATTAGTTCGTATTATGCAAACAAACCTGACATTTACCAGCTGGAGCAAAAAGTGGCCTTTGGCACTTCCGGTCATCGGGGCAATCCTCTGAAGGGGACTTTCAACGAAGCCCATATTCACGCCATTGCCCAGGCCGTTTGCTGCTATCGCCATGAGCAGGGCATCACCGGCCCGCTCTATGTGGGCTTTGATACCCATGCATTATCGGAGCCGGCCTTTATCTCCACCCTGGAAGTGTTGGCGGCTAACGGCGTGGAAACCCTGATTGCCAAAGATATGAACTATACGCCGACACCGGTTATTTCTCACGCCATTTTGACGTATAACCGGGGACGCCGGGCCGGCCTGGCCGACGGCATTGTCATTACCCCCTCTCACAACCCGCCGGATAATGGCGGCATAAAGTATAATCCGCCTCACGGCGGCCCGGCTGACACCCATGTGACCCAATGGGTCGCCGATCAGGCCAATGCTTTCCTGGCCGACGGCAACAGGGAAGTAAAACGGATTGCCTATGCGAAAGCTTTACAAGCCGACAATGTGCATGAGTATGACTTTGTTACCCCTTATGTAAAAGATCTGGATAATATCATCGACATGGACGCCATCCGTTCCGCCGGTCTGAAGCTGGGAGCGGACGCTCTCGGCGGCGCCGGCCTTGGCTACTGGCTGCCTATCGCCGATGCCTATGGCCTGGATATCGACCTGTTAAACGGTCATCCAGACCCCACCTTCAGTTTTATGAACGTGGACGGCGACGGCAAGATTCGCATGGATTGCTCCTCGGCTCACGCTATGGCCGGTTTGATTGAGTTAAAGGATAAATATGACCTGGCCTTTGGCAATGATCCCGACTTTGACCGCCATGGCATTGTTACCCGCAGCGCCGGTCTGATGAACCCCAATCATTACCTGGCGGTGGCCATTTCCTACCTGTTCCGGTCCCGTACCGGCTGGCGGCAGGATGCGTCGGTAGGCAAAACCCTGGTCAGTTCCTCCCTGATCGACCGGGTGGCTGGCAGCTTGGGCCGCAAGCTGACGGAAGTGCCGGTGGGCTTTAAATGGTTTGTGGACGGCCTTATGGACGGCTCCCTGGGATTCGGCGGGGAAGAAAGTGCCGGCGCCTCTTTTCTCCGGAAAGACGGTACGGTTTGGACCACGGATAAAGATGGCATCATTCTTTGCCTGTTAGCGGCGGAAATCACGGCCAAAACCGGTCGGGACCCTGGCCGGCATTATCAGGAGCTGATTGCTCAGTTTGGCCAACCGGTGTATGCCCGTATCGACGCCGGGGCCACTTCCCGGCAGAAAGCCGTACTGAGCCGGTTATCGCCGGACCAGGTTATTGCCGGCAGTCTTGCCGGTGAACCCATTACCGGTAAACTGACCCAAGCAACCGGCAACAACACCGCTATCGGCGGCCTGAAGGTGTGCGCCGCCAGCGGCTGGTTCGCAGCCCGCCCCTCCGGCACCGAAGACGTGTATAAGATTTATGCTGAAAGCTTTAAAGGGGAAGACCATTTGCGGCAGATTCAGGAGGAAGCAAAACAAATGGTCAGCGATGCCTTTAAGGCCGCCGGAGTGTGA